From Bradyrhizobium sp. NDS-1, the proteins below share one genomic window:
- a CDS encoding helicase-related protein yields the protein MPFSSSPFASERAASDRVPGAGVTAVLGPTNTGKTHLAIERMLAHPSGMIGLPLRLLAREVYNKIAARVGAEAVALVTGEEKIKPKSPRYWVSTVEAMPRDLDLSFLAVDEVQIASDLERGHVFTDRILNRRGRDETLLLGAATMRPIIERLLPGVSMITRPRLSQLEFAGDRKITRQPRRTAIVAFSADEVYAIAELIRRQHGGAAVVLGSLSPRTRNAQVAMFQNGDVDYLVATDAVGMGLNLDVDHVAFASDRKFDGYQFRRLTPSEFAQIAGRAGRATRNGTFGTTGRCAPFEPELVNALQNHTFDPVKMLQWRNARLDFASLGALQVSLNLAPGHEALTRAPIAEDMRVLDHAARDVEVRDIAHGKAAVERLWEACQVPDYRKLSPAAHAELVTTLYGFLMRKDCIPDAWFAAQITQADRIDGDIDTLSARIAQIRTWTFVANRPDWLKDPERWQGIAREVENKLSDALHERLTERFVDRRTSVLMRRLRENTSLNTEIGKTGEVIVEGHVIGRLDGFTFAPDAAEAGSDAKALQAAAQAVLAGEINTRAERLGNAPDDQFVLTSEGIIRWTGDAVARLSAAEDALHPRIRIISDERLTGAPRDKVQARLELWLKTHIEKLLGPMFELSKAEDVTGIARGIAYQLVEALGVLERPKIANELKDLDQPSRAVLRKYGVRFGAYHIYFPGLLKPAARALAALLWALKQDNVDLSSLSGAQHLASSGRTSFPVDKALPRDAYRVLGYKQAGERAVRVDILERLADLIRPALAWRENSSGEKPAGAFDGRSFVVTQAMTSLTGSAGEDFASVLRALGYRMEKRPPLPQKPVVAEQVVTETVAAETPPTEGSAETSSETAAEAVAGLPEEASTEAAAEAVTVEDAPGMDRQDEAAPAEPALEASSGAPVTPEDAPGIAPPAEEPATAPEAAELEAAAAETVAIEAAASPDAAAPEAAATPAEPELVEVWRPGGRHEDRKPRHERHRHQRHHHQRPQAGAEAGAAPGAASAAPGEAAEGAKPGHRHGGGHRRDGGRDFRKPREGGGEGAPRPEGRDDKNRRFEGKDRDNKGRDRDNKGKFGGDRDKGRDGRGRDRDKGRDRQGGPSLRPYASSANPRERDRPADPNSPFAKLAALKEQLSGRKE from the coding sequence ATGCCCTTTTCCTCCTCCCCCTTCGCTTCCGAGCGCGCCGCTTCCGATCGTGTGCCTGGCGCCGGCGTCACTGCGGTGCTCGGCCCGACCAACACCGGCAAGACCCATCTCGCCATCGAGCGGATGCTCGCGCATCCCTCGGGCATGATCGGCCTGCCGCTGCGGCTGCTCGCGCGCGAGGTCTACAACAAGATCGCGGCACGGGTCGGAGCCGAGGCGGTCGCGCTCGTCACCGGCGAGGAGAAGATCAAGCCGAAGAGCCCGCGCTATTGGGTCTCGACCGTCGAGGCGATGCCGCGCGACCTCGATCTCTCCTTCCTCGCCGTCGACGAGGTCCAGATCGCATCCGATCTCGAACGCGGCCACGTCTTCACCGACCGCATCCTCAACCGCCGCGGCCGCGACGAGACGCTGCTCTTGGGCGCCGCCACGATGCGCCCGATCATCGAACGTCTGCTGCCCGGCGTCTCCATGATCACGCGGCCGCGCCTGTCGCAGCTGGAATTCGCGGGCGATCGCAAGATCACGCGCCAGCCGCGCCGCACCGCCATCGTCGCGTTCTCGGCCGATGAAGTCTACGCCATCGCCGAGCTGATCCGCCGCCAGCATGGCGGCGCCGCCGTGGTGCTGGGCTCGCTGAGCCCACGCACCCGCAACGCGCAGGTGGCGATGTTCCAGAACGGCGATGTCGATTATCTCGTCGCCACCGACGCCGTCGGCATGGGCCTCAATCTCGACGTCGACCACGTCGCCTTCGCCTCCGACCGCAAGTTCGACGGCTACCAGTTCCGCCGCCTGACGCCGTCCGAATTCGCGCAGATCGCGGGGCGCGCCGGCCGTGCCACGCGCAACGGCACCTTCGGCACCACGGGCCGCTGCGCGCCGTTCGAGCCCGAGCTCGTCAACGCGCTGCAGAACCACACCTTCGATCCCGTGAAGATGCTGCAATGGCGCAACGCCAGGCTGGATTTCGCCTCGCTCGGCGCGCTGCAGGTCTCGCTCAACCTCGCCCCCGGCCACGAGGCGCTGACACGCGCCCCGATCGCAGAAGACATGCGCGTGCTCGACCACGCCGCCCGCGACGTCGAGGTGCGCGATATCGCGCATGGCAAGGCAGCGGTGGAGCGCCTCTGGGAGGCCTGCCAGGTCCCGGACTACCGAAAACTGTCGCCGGCGGCCCATGCCGAGCTGGTGACGACGCTCTACGGCTTCCTGATGCGGAAGGATTGCATCCCTGATGCCTGGTTCGCCGCCCAGATCACCCAGGCGGACCGCATCGACGGCGATATCGACACGTTGTCGGCCCGGATCGCGCAGATCCGCACCTGGACCTTCGTCGCCAACCGCCCGGACTGGCTGAAAGACCCCGAACGCTGGCAGGGAATCGCGCGGGAGGTCGAAAATAAATTATCGGATGCGCTCCATGAACGCTTGACTGAGCGTTTCGTTGATCGCCGTACCAGTGTATTGATGCGCCGCCTGCGGGAGAACACGAGCTTGAATACTGAAATCGGCAAGACCGGCGAAGTCATCGTCGAAGGCCATGTCATCGGCCGTCTCGATGGCTTCACCTTTGCACCGGATGCTGCGGAAGCGGGCTCCGATGCGAAAGCCTTGCAGGCTGCAGCGCAAGCGGTGCTCGCCGGCGAGATCAACACGCGCGCCGAACGGCTCGGCAACGCGCCGGACGATCAGTTCGTGCTGACCTCGGAAGGCATCATCCGCTGGACCGGCGATGCCGTGGCGCGGCTGTCTGCCGCAGAGGACGCGCTGCATCCGCGCATCCGCATCATCTCGGACGAGCGCCTGACCGGCGCTCCCCGCGACAAGGTGCAGGCGCGGCTCGAACTGTGGCTCAAGACCCATATCGAGAAGCTGCTCGGGCCGATGTTCGAGCTGTCGAAGGCCGAGGACGTCACCGGCATCGCCCGCGGCATCGCCTATCAGCTCGTCGAGGCGCTCGGCGTGCTGGAGCGTCCGAAGATCGCGAACGAGCTGAAGGATCTCGATCAGCCCTCGCGCGCGGTCTTGCGCAAATATGGCGTCCGTTTCGGCGCCTATCACATCTATTTTCCCGGCCTGCTCAAGCCCGCCGCGCGCGCGCTGGCCGCGCTGCTATGGGCGCTCAAGCAGGACAATGTCGATCTGTCCTCGCTGTCGGGCGCACAGCATCTGGCATCCTCGGGTCGCACCTCGTTCCCGGTCGACAAGGCGCTGCCGCGCGATGCCTATCGCGTGCTCGGCTACAAGCAGGCCGGCGAGCGCGCCGTCCGCGTCGACATCCTGGAGCGCCTTGCCGATCTGATCCGCCCGGCGCTGGCCTGGCGGGAGAATTCGTCCGGCGAAAAGCCGGCCGGCGCCTTCGATGGCCGCAGCTTCGTGGTGACGCAGGCGATGACCTCGCTCACCGGCTCTGCAGGCGAGGATTTTGCGTCGGTGCTGCGTGCGCTCGGCTATCGCATGGAGAAGCGTCCGCCGCTGCCGCAGAAGCCTGTCGTCGCCGAGCAGGTCGTGACTGAAACGGTCGCGGCGGAGACGCCGCCCACCGAGGGCAGTGCGGAGACATCGAGCGAGACCGCTGCGGAGGCCGTCGCCGGCCTGCCCGAGGAGGCATCCACCGAAGCCGCCGCGGAAGCCGTCACGGTCGAAGACGCTCCCGGCATGGACCGGCAGGACGAGGCCGCGCCCGCAGAGCCCGCGCTGGAAGCCTCTTCCGGGGCTCCCGTCACGCCCGAAGATGCTCCCGGCATCGCGCCGCCGGCCGAAGAGCCGGCAACCGCCCCGGAGGCCGCCGAGCTCGAAGCTGCTGCCGCCGAGACCGTGGCCATTGAAGCTGCCGCATCGCCCGACGCTGCCGCGCCTGAAGCCGCGGCGACGCCCGCAGAGCCCGAACTGGTCGAGGTCTGGCGTCCCGGCGGCCGTCACGAGGACCGCAAGCCGCGCCACGAGCGCCATCGCCATCAGCGTCACCACCATCAGCGCCCGCAGGCGGGCGCTGAGGCTGGAGCTGCACCCGGTGCGGCGAGCGCCGCGCCCGGCGAAGCGGCCGAAGGCGCGAAGCCGGGTCACCGTCACGGTGGTGGTCATCGCAGGGATGGCGGCAGGGACTTCCGCAAGCCGCGCGAAGGTGGTGGCGAAGGCGCGCCGCGTCCCGAGGGGCGCGACGACAAGAACCGCCGCTTCGAGGGCAAGGATCGCGACAACAAGGGCCGTGATCGCGACAACAAAGGCAAGTTCGGCGGAGATCGCGACAAGGGCCGTGACGGCCGAGGCCGCGACCGTGACAAGGGCCGCGACCGCCAGGGCGGTCCGTCGCTGCGCCCCTACGCTTCGAGCGCGAACCCGCGCGAGCGCGATCGTCCGGCCGATCCGAACTCGCCCTTCGCAAAACTCGCCGCGCTGAAAGAGCAATTGTCCGGTCGGAAGGAGTGA
- a CDS encoding DUF3108 domain-containing protein, translating into MILPLALAWGAAPAAAQGKLEAQYEASLSGIPVGKGGWNIDIQDDVFAAAAAGGTSGLLKSFTGGSGTGASQGRVVNGALVATGYQASTTTQKKTEEIRITLDKGNVKDFAILPEPPVDPDRIVVTDAHRRGVWDPMTASLLRVPGTGDPVSPEACHSSAPVFDGRMRYDLKLDFKRMETVKAEKGYRGPVVVCSLYFVPVAGYIPDRPVIKYLAAQRNIEIAFAPIAGTRILVPFWLKVPTPLGPAMLEATSFVTTAQPPRVAKTQ; encoded by the coding sequence GTGATCCTTCCCCTGGCGCTGGCGTGGGGCGCGGCGCCGGCCGCGGCGCAGGGCAAGCTCGAGGCGCAATATGAGGCCTCGCTGTCAGGCATTCCCGTCGGCAAGGGCGGCTGGAACATCGACATCCAGGACGACGTGTTTGCGGCGGCCGCCGCCGGCGGCACGTCGGGCCTGCTGAAATCGTTCACGGGCGGGTCCGGCACCGGCGCCTCGCAGGGCCGCGTCGTCAATGGCGCGCTGGTCGCGACCGGCTACCAGGCCTCCACCACGACACAGAAGAAGACCGAAGAAATCCGCATCACGCTCGACAAGGGCAATGTGAAGGATTTCGCGATCCTGCCGGAGCCGCCGGTCGATCCTGACCGCATCGTCGTCACCGATGCGCATCGCCGCGGCGTCTGGGACCCCATGACGGCCTCGCTCTTGCGCGTGCCCGGCACCGGCGATCCCGTTTCGCCGGAGGCCTGCCACAGCTCGGCGCCCGTGTTCGACGGGCGCATGCGCTACGATCTCAAGCTCGATTTCAAGCGCATGGAGACGGTGAAGGCGGAGAAGGGCTATCGTGGCCCGGTCGTGGTCTGCTCGCTCTATTTCGTCCCTGTCGCGGGCTACATCCCCGACCGCCCCGTGATCAAATACCTCGCCGCCCAGCGCAACATCGAGATCGCCTTCGCGCCGATCGCCGGCACCCGCATCCTCGTTCCGTTCTGGCTGAAAGTGCCGACGCCGCTGGGGCCTGCCATGCTGGAAGCGACCAGCTTCGTCACCACAGCCCAGCCGCCAAGGGTGGCGAAGACGCAGTAG
- a CDS encoding adenylate/guanylate cyclase domain-containing protein — protein MLVERFDLPAALSPARGQRGSETVEFAEAALTSAKHEGLQLAVRARYFALAVIGCLLLAINPAWEQLYYVALLGLFALIGWAQVRVGRVGVSRSELALLFCDLALLTLLIVVPNPFGTTHWPVAMQYHFGNFIYFFVLLAGATLAYSWRTVIAVGTWTAALWLVGMAWVWWQPDRDPALTARIAAAVGDDHRLLAMISPNAIGFHLRIQEIVVFMIVAVTLALAVRRSNDLLVRHAAVERERGNLARYFSPNVVAELSKQDEPLKQVRTQHAAVLFVDIVGFTAFADARAPQEVVRTLREFHGLMEQEVFRHSGTLDKYLGDGLMATFGTPFTGAHDASNALRCAQAMIAAADGWNGQRTAVGEPPLRVSFGLHYGPVVLGDIGQTCLEFAVIGATVNAASRLEALTRTLDCALVASDDLISRAKDELGSAAEAFQPLMAREPQAVRGIQRPIGIWTQVRGS, from the coding sequence ATGCTCGTCGAGCGGTTCGACCTACCTGCCGCGCTTTCGCCCGCGCGCGGCCAGCGCGGCAGCGAAACAGTTGAGTTCGCAGAGGCCGCGCTGACCTCCGCCAAGCATGAGGGTCTGCAACTCGCAGTGCGGGCGCGCTATTTCGCCCTCGCCGTCATCGGTTGCCTGCTGCTGGCGATCAATCCCGCGTGGGAGCAGCTCTACTACGTGGCGCTGCTCGGCCTGTTCGCACTGATCGGCTGGGCCCAGGTCAGGGTTGGGCGGGTGGGCGTCTCACGGTCCGAATTGGCGCTCCTGTTCTGCGATTTGGCGTTGCTCACCCTCCTCATCGTGGTCCCAAATCCATTCGGGACTACGCACTGGCCGGTCGCGATGCAGTACCATTTCGGCAACTTCATCTATTTCTTCGTACTGCTCGCAGGTGCCACACTGGCCTATTCCTGGCGGACCGTGATTGCGGTCGGAACGTGGACCGCCGCGCTCTGGCTGGTCGGCATGGCCTGGGTGTGGTGGCAGCCCGATCGGGATCCTGCGCTGACGGCCCGCATCGCGGCCGCAGTCGGCGACGATCACCGCTTGTTGGCAATGATCTCGCCCAATGCGATCGGATTCCACCTTCGCATCCAGGAAATCGTCGTATTCATGATCGTGGCCGTCACGTTGGCGCTGGCGGTCCGCCGCAGTAATGACCTGCTGGTCCGACATGCCGCGGTCGAGCGCGAACGCGGCAATCTGGCACGCTACTTCTCGCCCAATGTCGTCGCGGAATTGTCGAAGCAGGACGAGCCGCTGAAGCAGGTGCGCACGCAACACGCTGCGGTGCTATTCGTCGACATCGTCGGCTTCACAGCCTTTGCCGATGCGCGCGCGCCGCAGGAGGTGGTGCGGACGTTGCGCGAATTCCACGGACTGATGGAGCAGGAGGTTTTCCGTCACAGCGGCACGCTCGACAAATATCTCGGTGACGGGTTGATGGCGACGTTCGGCACCCCCTTTACCGGCGCGCACGATGCCAGCAACGCGCTGCGGTGTGCCCAGGCCATGATCGCCGCGGCGGACGGTTGGAACGGACAACGAACGGCAGTGGGGGAGCCACCGCTGCGTGTGAGTTTCGGCTTGCATTATGGGCCGGTGGTGCTCGGCGATATCGGGCAGACCTGTCTGGAATTTGCCGTGATCGGTGCCACCGTCAACGCTGCAAGCCGTCTCGAGGCGTTGACCCGCACGCTCGACTGCGCGCTGGTGGCAAGCGACGATCTCATCAGCCGCGCAAAGGACGAGCTTGGCAGCGCAGCCGAAGCATTCCAGCCGCTGATGGCGCGAGAGCCACAGGCCGTCCGCGGGATCCAGCGTCCGATCGGAATATGGACTCAGGTCCGCGGCTCGTAG
- a CDS encoding response regulator transcription factor translates to MTPDRSLIVVEDDAGFARTLKRSFERRGYEVVLAASIEEVRNVLEERSFGHAVVDLKLGGASGLACVELLHTHDPDMLIVVLTGFASISTAVEAIKLGACHYLAKPSNTDDIEAAFNKAEGNTEVALDARPTSIKTLEWERIHQTLIETDFNISEAARRLGMHRRTLARKLEKRPVR, encoded by the coding sequence TTGACGCCTGACCGTTCGCTCATCGTCGTCGAGGACGACGCAGGCTTCGCGCGCACGCTGAAGCGCTCGTTCGAGCGCCGCGGCTACGAGGTCGTGCTGGCCGCCTCGATCGAAGAGGTCCGCAACGTTCTGGAGGAGCGCTCCTTCGGCCATGCCGTGGTCGATCTCAAGCTCGGCGGCGCCTCGGGCCTCGCCTGCGTAGAGCTCCTGCACACCCACGACCCGGACATGCTGATCGTGGTGCTCACCGGCTTTGCCAGCATCTCTACCGCCGTGGAGGCGATCAAGCTGGGGGCCTGCCATTATCTGGCAAAGCCGTCGAATACCGACGATATCGAGGCCGCCTTCAACAAGGCCGAAGGCAACACCGAAGTCGCGCTGGATGCGCGGCCAACCTCGATCAAGACGCTGGAATGGGAGCGCATCCACCAGACCCTGATCGAGACTGATTTCAACATCTCGGAAGCGGCAAGACGATTGGGGATGCACCGGCGCACGCTGGCAAGGAAGCTCGAGAAGCGACCGGTCAGGTAG
- the rpmB gene encoding 50S ribosomal protein L28, protein MSRRCELTAKGPLVGHKVSHSNIKTKRRFLPNLVNVTFISEALERNVRLRVSTNAVKSVDHNGGLDAYLLKAKADVLSPRALELKRAIQKKVGPTAAPAKKAS, encoded by the coding sequence ATGTCTCGCCGCTGCGAACTGACGGCCAAGGGCCCCCTCGTCGGCCACAAGGTCAGCCACTCCAATATCAAGACCAAGCGCCGCTTCCTGCCGAACCTCGTCAACGTGACGTTCATCTCGGAAGCCCTCGAGCGCAACGTGCGCCTGCGCGTCTCCACCAACGCGGTGAAGAGCGTCGACCACAATGGCGGCCTCGATGCCTATCTGCTCAAGGCCAAGGCCGACGTTCTGTCGCCGCGCGCCCTCGAGCTGAAGCGCGCCATCCAGAAGAAGGTCGGCCCGACCGCCGCACCGGCGAAGAAGGCCAGCTGA
- a CDS encoding CarD family transcriptional regulator — MPNKTAKPAAKATAAKPAAKPVTAKAPAAKAPAAKPAAPKASVAAAPVKAPVAAAKPAAKPAAAPKVEEKKVVTQRQGFKANEFVVYPAHGVGQILAIEEQEIAGAKLELFVINFIKDKMTLRVPTAKVANVGMRKLSDPVLVKKALETLKGRARVKRTMWSRRAQEYEAKINSGDIVAIAEVVRDLYRSESQPEQSYSERQLYEAALDRLSREIAVVQHSTETEAVKEIESQLAKSPRRNAKAEAAEGEADTDAEGDADDTDGDDTTVADEAA, encoded by the coding sequence ATGCCTAACAAGACTGCCAAACCGGCCGCGAAAGCGACCGCCGCTAAGCCTGCTGCCAAGCCTGTGACTGCCAAGGCTCCGGCGGCCAAGGCTCCCGCTGCCAAGCCCGCCGCGCCGAAGGCTTCCGTTGCTGCTGCTCCTGTCAAGGCTCCCGTCGCTGCCGCCAAGCCGGCCGCGAAGCCCGCTGCTGCGCCGAAGGTCGAGGAAAAGAAGGTCGTGACCCAGCGTCAGGGCTTCAAAGCCAACGAATTCGTGGTCTATCCCGCTCATGGCGTCGGCCAGATCCTGGCCATCGAGGAGCAGGAGATCGCCGGTGCGAAGCTCGAGCTGTTCGTCATCAACTTCATCAAGGACAAGATGACGCTGCGCGTGCCGACCGCCAAGGTCGCCAATGTCGGCATGCGCAAGCTGTCCGATCCGGTGCTGGTGAAGAAGGCGCTGGAGACCCTCAAGGGCCGCGCCCGCGTCAAGCGCACCATGTGGTCGCGCCGCGCCCAGGAATACGAAGCGAAGATCAATTCGGGCGATATCGTCGCGATCGCGGAAGTCGTGCGCGACCTCTATCGCTCGGAGTCGCAGCCGGAGCAGTCCTACAGCGAACGGCAGCTCTATGAAGCGGCGCTCGACCGCCTCTCCCGCGAGATCGCGGTGGTGCAGCACTCGACCGAGACCGAAGCGGTCAAGGAAATCGAGTCCCAGCTCGCCAAGAGCCCGCGCCGCAACGCCAAGGCGGAAGCCGCCGAGGGCGAAGCCGACACGGATGCCGAGGGCGATGCCGACGACACCGATGGCGACGACACCACCGTCGCCGACGAGGCCGCGTAA
- the fdxA gene encoding ferredoxin FdxA → MTYVVTENCIKCKYTDCVEVCPVDCFYEGDNMLVIHPDECIDCGVCEPECPADAIKPDTEPGLEKWLSVNADYAKSWPNITQKKESPADAKEFDGMEGKFEKYFSPNAGSGD, encoded by the coding sequence ATGACTTACGTCGTCACTGAAAACTGCATCAAGTGCAAGTACACCGACTGCGTCGAGGTCTGCCCGGTCGACTGCTTCTACGAAGGCGACAACATGCTCGTCATCCATCCTGACGAGTGCATCGATTGCGGCGTGTGCGAGCCGGAATGCCCCGCCGACGCCATCAAGCCGGACACGGAACCGGGCTTGGAAAAGTGGCTGTCAGTCAATGCCGACTACGCCAAGAGCTGGCCGAACATCACCCAGAAGAAAGAATCACCCGCCGACGCCAAGGAATTCGACGGCATGGAAGGCAAGTTCGAGAAATATTTTTCTCCGAACGCCGGCTCCGGCGACTAA